One genomic region from Bacillus aquiflavi encodes:
- a CDS encoding S8 family peptidase, which produces MVMLLMLPLMLPNVANAGTKGKINTSIKESPAKEKKTGKLLKQFEEKDQVTFLIKFKEQVNTTEVAKQAEKATAAQNITSAKAKSIKRSSIVSSLRAVSIETQENTLKYLKKQEKAGKAKDIESFFIVNAIAVTATKDVMEQIASFPEVDKVLPNETRQLYQPEVKQNLAVEPKAKTNSIEWNVDRVGAPAVWEMGIDGSGTVVASIDTGVQWDHPALKEKYRGYNPANPDQPNHDYNWFDATAGRTTPYDDHGHGTHVTGTMVGGEANGSNKIGVAPGAKWIAVKAFTSSGGTDRDLLAAGEWILAPKDQNGNPNPEMAPDVVNNSWGGGPGLDEWYRPMVQTWRDAEIFPEFSAGNTNFSNPGGPGSIATPANYPESFATGATDINNKLAGFSLQGPSPYNEIKPEISAPGVNIRSSTPGNGYEGGWNGTSMAGPHVSAVVALLKQVNGNLTVDQIEEILMSTATSLTDSTFPESPNNGYGHGLVNAYDAVSSIMSGLGKIKGQVGKDGDDSDAPTFEHSSPQETYVGIDLPLTVTASDNVSVSQVTLEYKKSDGNFATLEAKRISGDYKNGTYRAVIPRDDIAEPSVTYKWNILDFGGNLTESEEYNVLVKQGISVGYFTDFESNPIGWSSFGEKDTWEWGVPTSGPKTAFSGEKVFATNLAGNYDNYANMSLVMPPIDLPEGNAFLQFKHWHELENRWDFAHVFVSTDMENWTQALRLTGNSNEWTDGEVDLSEYAGQRIYVAFNVTSDVSVQKAGWYLDDVRLTDTSNNKASMTNKKAKSEKTTGKKDTKAKKEKVNPDKILPIKSDNNEQEKSDKVGAAPALLPINAQVSVLETGRSTVTNPQNGTYELVHSAGDFTVQAEAYGFRSQAQRVTVNADGETTANFILEEIPKGTMNGVVTNELTGEPISGATLILVEDAAIQPVETNENGEFSITAYEGDYTIKVLAASFYNQEMNVTITGNETINQNIQLKPFIGYPGEIGYDDGSAENARAFYDAGNGWAVKMSLAPGNEKALVTGGLFRFWDQTWPTPGGNEFQVAVYDASGSDGAPGKKLAGPFEATALRDGTWTHVDLSGHGIMVDGYGDFYLVYIQTKQHPNAPGLATDENGEHKDRSWQLVSGAWSKSPKSEGNYMIRAVVNYEVTAPVITSPSQNMFTNEEKIVIKGTSSPAVTVNIFNNGDEVTAVEADEKGEFSAEVTLTEGKNELTAKASTENGSTDSSAPITVIYDKTKPELTIDSPTNGSKTNKEVITVEGIVADENLDSVVVNDKKASISDGKYKARIILDEGENTITVIAKDKAGNETSNSIKIDVKYTAPTINHLTPTEDKYLDSGDSIKIEFDSEPGLKATFTIKMPLTNTGAMLSNANELPIMETSPGHYVGYYTATKNVKAPGAEVEVIVTDDYGNEVRQIAEGKLYINSKK; this is translated from the coding sequence ATGGTTATGTTGCTAATGCTTCCATTGATGTTGCCAAACGTCGCTAATGCTGGAACAAAAGGAAAAATTAATACTTCTATTAAAGAGTCGCCGGCAAAAGAAAAAAAAACTGGAAAGCTTTTAAAACAGTTTGAAGAAAAAGATCAAGTCACATTTTTAATTAAATTTAAAGAACAAGTCAATACAACAGAAGTTGCAAAACAAGCAGAAAAAGCTACCGCTGCCCAAAATATAACATCAGCGAAAGCTAAATCAATCAAACGTTCTTCAATTGTTTCATCATTGCGAGCAGTTAGCATTGAAACACAAGAAAACACATTAAAATATCTTAAAAAACAAGAAAAGGCTGGGAAAGCAAAAGATATTGAATCGTTTTTTATCGTCAATGCAATTGCTGTTACAGCAACAAAAGATGTGATGGAACAAATCGCTTCTTTCCCAGAAGTTGATAAAGTTCTTCCGAATGAAACACGACAGCTTTATCAGCCTGAGGTGAAACAAAACTTAGCAGTCGAGCCAAAAGCAAAGACAAACTCGATCGAATGGAATGTTGATCGTGTTGGTGCCCCAGCTGTATGGGAAATGGGCATTGATGGATCAGGAACAGTTGTTGCCTCTATTGATACTGGTGTTCAATGGGATCATCCTGCATTAAAAGAAAAATATCGCGGGTATAATCCGGCAAACCCTGATCAACCAAACCATGATTATAATTGGTTTGATGCAACTGCAGGACGAACTACTCCATATGATGATCATGGTCATGGTACACATGTAACAGGAACGATGGTTGGTGGGGAAGCGAACGGATCGAATAAAATTGGGGTTGCTCCAGGAGCAAAGTGGATAGCTGTAAAAGCATTTACATCTTCCGGAGGAACTGACCGCGATCTATTAGCAGCGGGGGAATGGATTTTAGCCCCTAAAGATCAAAACGGCAATCCAAACCCTGAGATGGCTCCTGATGTCGTAAATAACTCATGGGGGGGCGGACCAGGACTGGACGAATGGTATCGACCGATGGTGCAAACATGGCGTGATGCTGAAATCTTTCCTGAGTTTTCGGCAGGAAATACAAATTTCTCTAATCCAGGAGGACCAGGATCCATTGCAACCCCTGCAAACTATCCCGAATCATTTGCAACAGGTGCAACAGATATTAATAACAAGCTAGCCGGCTTTTCACTTCAAGGACCGTCACCATATAATGAAATAAAGCCAGAGATTTCTGCACCGGGAGTAAATATTCGTTCATCAACACCAGGAAATGGCTATGAAGGCGGTTGGAATGGAACATCGATGGCTGGACCGCATGTTTCAGCAGTTGTCGCCTTGTTGAAACAAGTGAACGGAAACTTAACCGTTGATCAAATTGAAGAAATCTTAATGTCAACTGCTACTTCATTAACTGATTCAACCTTTCCAGAAAGCCCAAATAACGGATATGGCCACGGATTAGTTAATGCATATGATGCAGTTTCATCAATTATGTCTGGATTAGGAAAAATAAAAGGACAAGTTGGTAAAGACGGAGATGATTCTGATGCACCGACATTTGAACATTCAAGTCCACAAGAAACTTATGTCGGCATAGATTTGCCTTTAACTGTTACTGCGAGTGACAATGTAAGCGTTTCACAAGTCACTCTTGAGTATAAAAAATCTGATGGAAACTTTGCTACTCTTGAAGCGAAACGGATAAGCGGCGATTATAAAAACGGAACTTACCGTGCTGTAATTCCACGCGATGACATTGCCGAACCTTCTGTTACTTATAAATGGAATATATTGGATTTTGGTGGAAATCTTACTGAATCTGAAGAATACAATGTATTAGTAAAACAAGGTATATCGGTTGGTTACTTTACCGACTTTGAATCAAATCCGATCGGTTGGAGTTCGTTCGGTGAAAAAGATACGTGGGAATGGGGAGTTCCAACTTCGGGACCAAAAACCGCTTTTTCAGGTGAAAAGGTGTTTGCGACAAATTTAGCTGGAAACTATGATAACTATGCAAATATGTCATTAGTAATGCCTCCGATTGATCTTCCTGAAGGAAACGCTTTTTTACAATTTAAACATTGGCATGAGCTTGAAAACCGGTGGGATTTTGCTCACGTATTTGTTTCTACAGATATGGAAAATTGGACTCAAGCACTTCGCCTAACAGGAAATTCTAATGAATGGACAGACGGTGAAGTTGATTTAAGTGAATATGCTGGTCAACGTATATACGTTGCCTTCAATGTTACATCGGACGTTAGTGTTCAAAAAGCAGGCTGGTACTTAGATGATGTCCGCTTAACAGATACTTCTAACAACAAAGCATCGATGACTAACAAGAAAGCAAAGTCAGAAAAGACGACTGGAAAAAAAGATACAAAAGCTAAAAAGGAAAAAGTAAATCCAGATAAAATTTTACCGATAAAATCGGACAATAATGAACAAGAAAAAAGCGATAAAGTAGGAGCAGCACCTGCTTTACTCCCAATAAATGCACAAGTAAGTGTTCTTGAAACAGGCCGGTCAACAGTGACTAATCCACAAAATGGAACATATGAGTTAGTCCATTCTGCAGGTGATTTTACTGTTCAAGCTGAAGCGTATGGGTTCCGTTCTCAAGCACAGCGAGTTACCGTTAACGCAGACGGTGAGACAACAGCCAACTTTATCCTTGAAGAAATTCCAAAAGGAACAATGAATGGAGTTGTAACAAACGAATTAACTGGAGAACCTATTTCAGGCGCAACACTTATTTTAGTGGAAGATGCAGCTATTCAGCCGGTCGAAACAAATGAAAATGGTGAGTTTTCTATCACTGCCTATGAAGGAGATTACACAATTAAAGTGCTGGCAGCATCTTTCTATAATCAAGAGATGAATGTTACGATAACTGGAAATGAAACGATTAATCAAAATATCCAATTAAAACCTTTTATTGGATACCCAGGTGAGATTGGTTACGATGATGGATCAGCAGAAAATGCCCGTGCATTTTACGATGCAGGTAACGGCTGGGCTGTAAAAATGTCATTAGCTCCTGGTAATGAAAAAGCACTTGTGACTGGAGGCTTATTCCGCTTCTGGGATCAAACTTGGCCAACTCCGGGAGGAAACGAGTTCCAAGTTGCGGTCTATGATGCATCTGGATCAGATGGAGCACCTGGCAAAAAACTTGCTGGACCATTTGAGGCAACAGCTCTTCGTGATGGTACTTGGACACATGTTGATTTAAGCGGACATGGGATTATGGTTGATGGATATGGTGATTTCTATTTAGTTTATATTCAAACTAAACAACATCCAAATGCGCCTGGTTTAGCGACAGACGAGAATGGAGAACATAAAGATCGAAGCTGGCAATTAGTAAGTGGTGCATGGTCTAAATCTCCAAAAAGTGAAGGAAATTATATGATCCGCGCAGTCGTCAACTACGAAGTAACAGCACCGGTTATTACTTCACCTTCACAAAATATGTTTACAAATGAAGAAAAAATCGTTATCAAAGGAACTTCTTCACCAGCTGTAACAGTTAATATTTTCAATAATGGTGACGAAGTAACAGCTGTTGAAGCAGATGAAAAAGGAGAATTTTCGGCTGAAGTTACGTTGACTGAAGGAAAAAATGAGTTGACGGCAAAAGCTTCAACTGAAAATGGATCTACTGATAGCTCAGCTCCAATAACAGTGATTTACGATAAAACTAAGCCAGAATTAACAATTGATTCACCTACAAATGGTTCAAAGACGAATAAAGAAGTGATTACTGTTGAGGGAATTGTCGCAGATGAAAACCTTGATTCAGTCGTTGTAAACGATAAAAAAGCTTCAATATCCGATGGAAAATATAAAGCTCGCATCATTTTAGACGAAGGTGAAAACACTATTACTGTTATTGCTAAAGATAAAGCTGGTAACGAAACAAGTAACTCGATTAAAATTGATGTAAAGTATACAGCACCAACAATTAATCATTTAACTCCAACAGAAGATAAGTATCTTGATTCTGGAGATTCTATTAAAATTGAATTTGATAGTGAACCAGGATTAAAGGCAACATTTACAATTAAAATGCCGTTAACAAATACAGGTGCCATGTTATCAAATGCAAACGAGTTGCCAATCATGGAGACATCTCCAGGACATTACGTCGGCTATTATACCGCAACGAAAAATGTTAAAGCACCCGGAGCAGAAGTTGAAGTAATCGTAACAGATGACTATGGCAATGAAGTAAGACAAATCGCGGAAGGAAAATTATATATAAACAGTAAGAAATAA
- a CDS encoding RNA polymerase sigma factor, whose product MNYEEVFRGIYEEYSDKVYSYIFLLVKQKEIAEDLTQETFIRVYKHLNKFNGEAKMLTWIVKISRNVTIDYFRKNAKFKFSPIEKYQFISDDPTPTEIVMKGEKIVFLYKSIQQLKLSYQEVLILRKIKGFSIKETSEILGWNENKVKVTTSRAIQALKREMKKRSAFHEEIFRNG is encoded by the coding sequence ATGAATTACGAGGAAGTGTTTAGGGGGATATATGAAGAGTACAGTGATAAAGTATACAGTTATATTTTCCTCCTTGTAAAGCAAAAAGAGATTGCGGAGGATTTAACACAAGAGACTTTTATTAGGGTATATAAACATTTAAATAAATTTAATGGTGAAGCAAAAATGCTTACTTGGATAGTAAAAATTTCACGAAATGTAACTATTGATTATTTTCGTAAAAATGCAAAGTTCAAATTTTCTCCAATTGAAAAATATCAATTCATCTCAGATGATCCTACACCTACTGAAATCGTAATGAAAGGCGAAAAAATAGTCTTTTTATATAAAAGTATTCAACAATTAAAATTAAGTTATCAAGAGGTACTTATTTTAAGGAAAATTAAAGGTTTTTCTATAAAGGAAACATCGGAAATACTCGGTTGGAATGAAAATAAAGTAAAAGTAACTACATCAAGGGCAATTCAAGCACTAAAACGCGAAATGAAGAAAAGGAGTGCCTTTCATGAAGAAATTTTCAGAAATGGATGA
- the ltrA gene encoding group II intron reverse transcriptase/maturase yields the protein MNAKKMANYTNYAKAQELWKTLYLCAKESKTRRFHALYDKIYRPDILWEAWQRVRRNRGSSGVDSQTMENIEIYGEDRFLNEIYLELKENRYHPQPVLRTYIPKDDGKKRPLGIPTIKDRVVQMATKLVIEPIFEADFKDCSYGFRPKRNAHQAIAKIRKESKKSYWVLDVDIQGYFDNINHDKLMKLVEQRISDRKVLKLIRKWLQAGIMEEGKVRNSVLGAPQGGVISPLLSNIYLDVMDSLWEKKFSHLGSLIRYADDFVILCRTKQQALEGIRVIQAIMGKLDLSLHKEKSRLVNIWDDSDGFDFLGFHHRKFPIRKKGGRTFLIMNHVPSKKAMKKMRKKIKDFTEPRHKLFMDIKELVKGLNRRLQGFKNYYQFSPMSKRWLNRIDWYVLQRLNLFHNKKRNKRHKHAYLQDTVNKVQFILVKLAN from the coding sequence GTGAATGCCAAGAAAATGGCTAACTACACCAATTATGCAAAAGCTCAAGAACTCTGGAAAACATTATACCTTTGTGCCAAGGAAAGCAAGACACGCCGGTTTCATGCCTTATATGATAAGATTTATCGACCTGATATCTTGTGGGAAGCATGGCAAAGAGTAAGAAGAAATCGAGGGAGTAGTGGAGTAGATTCTCAGACTATGGAAAATATTGAGATCTATGGGGAGGATAGATTTCTTAATGAGATTTATCTTGAACTGAAGGAAAATCGATATCATCCACAACCAGTTTTACGTACTTACATCCCTAAAGATGATGGAAAGAAACGTCCATTAGGAATCCCAACCATCAAGGACAGGGTTGTACAAATGGCAACCAAGCTAGTCATAGAACCTATCTTTGAAGCTGACTTTAAAGATTGTTCTTATGGTTTCCGTCCCAAAAGGAATGCGCATCAAGCCATAGCGAAAATCAGGAAAGAGAGCAAGAAAAGCTATTGGGTATTAGACGTCGATATCCAAGGTTATTTTGATAACATCAACCATGATAAATTGATGAAACTTGTAGAACAGCGAATTAGTGACCGCAAAGTGCTGAAATTGATTCGCAAATGGCTACAAGCAGGAATCATGGAAGAAGGAAAAGTGAGGAATTCTGTCTTGGGGGCCCCTCAAGGCGGTGTGATTTCACCATTACTTTCGAACATATATTTAGATGTGATGGATTCCCTCTGGGAAAAGAAATTCAGCCATCTAGGTTCTCTTATTCGTTATGCGGATGACTTTGTCATTTTGTGCAGGACAAAACAGCAAGCGCTAGAAGGTATACGAGTCATCCAAGCAATTATGGGAAAACTTGACCTCTCACTACATAAGGAGAAATCAAGACTCGTCAACATCTGGGATGACAGTGACGGATTTGATTTTCTGGGATTCCATCATCGAAAATTCCCCATTCGTAAAAAGGGTGGTCGAACATTCTTAATCATGAACCATGTCCCGAGTAAGAAGGCTATGAAGAAGATGCGAAAGAAAATCAAGGATTTTACGGAACCACGACATAAACTATTTATGGACATAAAAGAATTGGTGAAGGGACTGAACCGAAGGTTACAAGGATTCAAGAATTACTACCAATTTTCTCCAATGTCCAAGAGGTGGTTGAATCGCATTGACTGGTATGTGTTACAACGTTTAAATCTTTTTCATAACAAGAAAAGAAATAAACGACATAAACATGCCTATCTTCAAGATACAGTAAATAAAGTCCAATTCATATTGGTGAAATTAGCGAATTAA